Sequence from the Longimicrobium sp. genome:
GGCGCTCCAGGATCGCGCGGCGCTCCTGCACCCGGTCCCGCCGCTGCTCCTCCGCCGCTTCGTCGCTCGGAATCACGCCCACCTCGCGCTTCACCTCGATGTCGCGGCCGCGCCAGAAGCCGGCCAGCGTCGGCATGTCGTGCGTGTTGGCGGTGGCCAGCGACATCGGCTCGTACTCGGCGGCGGGGCGGAACTCGTCGCCCTCGCGCTCGAAGTAGAAGACGCGCGACGAGAGCACCCCCCAGCGCCGCAGCACCGGCGGCACCTCGGGCGGCACCGTGCCCAGGTCCTCGCCCACCACCAGCGCGCGGTGGCGATCGGCCTCCAGCGCCAGGATGCCGAGCAGGTCCTCCACGGGGAAGCTGACGTACGCGCCGTCCTTGCCGGCCGCGCCCTCCGGAATCCAGAACTGGCGAAAGAGGCCGATCGCGTGGTCGATGCGCAGCGCCCCGGCGTGCCGCATGGACGCGCGCACCAGCCGCACCCAGTAGCGGTACGCATCCTCCCGCAGCGCGCGGGGATCGAGCGGCGGAAGCCCCCAGTTCTGCCCCTCGGCCGAGTACGCGTCCGGCGGCGCGCCGATGCTGGCCCCCGTCACGAAGAGGTGCGGGTTGGCCCACACGTCCGCGCCCGCGGGCGAGGTGCCGATCGCCAGGTCCTGGTACAGCCCGATCGACAGCCCCGCACCCTCCCCGCGCGCCGCGGCTTCGGCGAGCTGGCGGTCCAGCTCGAACTGGAGCCAGCGGTGGAAGTCGATCTCCTCCGCGTGCGTCCTCGCGAACTCCGCCACGGCGGGGGAGCGCGGGTCGCGGAGATCGTCCGGCCACGTCCGCCAATCGCCGCTCTCCAGGTGGCCCGTCAGCGCCTCAAAGGTGGCGAAGTGGGTCAGCGACTCCCCCTGCGCTTCCAGGTAGGCCCGGTACGCCTCCGCCCTCTCCCCACCGCCGGCGGCGAAGGAGCGGTACAGCACTTCCAGCACGCGCCGCTTGAGCGCCATCACCGGCTCGTACTGCACGTGATCGCTCGTCCTCAGCTCCTCCAGCTCCGCGCGCGCCGCTTCCACCATCCGCTTCGCCTCGTCCGACGCGCCGTACTCGGGGATGCCGGGGACGTCGATGTAGATGGCGTTGCGGAAGATGCGGCTCACCGGGCTGTACGGGCTGATGTCCGCGCCCTGGTTGCGCAGCGCGTGCAGCGGATTGACCCCCAGGAACGCCCCGCCGATCTCCGCCGTCCACTCCGCCAGCCGCGCCAGGTCGCCCGTGTCGCCGATCCCCCAGTTCTCCGCGCTGCGCACCGAGTACAGGTTGGCGATGACGCCGAAGACGCGCTCCTGCCCCGCCACCTCCGCGACCGACGGGCAATGGCCGGGGACGACGATGAGCGTCTGCTTCCCCTCCTGCTCGCTGCTCCCCGTGCGCAGGGTGACGCGGAGGGTGTGGTAGCCGAGCGGTGGAGCGCCGGGCAGGGAGATCCGCACGCCGCCGTCCGGCTCCGCGTTCGCTTCGCCGCTCGCGTGCACCGGCTCACCCGTTTCCGGCACGAGCTCCAGCGTCCATGCGACGTTCGGCGTCCCTTCCGGCGCGCGCGCCAGCACGGCGGCGAGCTCCGGGTCGTCCCTGCGCACCACGCGCACGGGTGAAAGGACGCGCGAGCGGTCGCGGCGCTCCCATTCTCCGAGCGCGGCGCCGGCGTGGTCGTCGGTGGAGGCATCGATCCCCATCGCGCGCAGCAGCGCCACCCGCGTGCTGTCGGATGTGGTGCGGGTCTCGGTGCCGGACTGGTCCACGTAGCTGGGGACGATCCCGGCCACGGCGGCGAGGTCATGGAGGCTGGACGGCTGCTGCATTCGACGGATCTGTAGGGCTGAATGGAGGAGGGCGCCCCTTCGGCGCCGGACCCTGCGCCGGGGCAAGGGCGGTGCCCGGGGGGTTTCAGCTATTCAGATCCTCCATCCCGGCGAGCGCGCCGGCCCATGCGGAAACATCGTGTCACAGAACACCGGGAGGAGGGGGCTGTTCACGGACCGATCGGCGTCCCCGCGGACCATTCGATCAGCAGCCCGATCACAATCATCAGGAGCACGACCAGCACCCACGCGAGGAGGAATTCGAACGCGACGATCAGGACCTGGGCGATGCCGCGGAGCGGTCGTTGGAGACGCGCGGCCCGGCGCGTCAGCGGCTCGTCGACGAGGCGGAGGAGGCGCATGAACGGCGTGTCGTGCTTCGTCGCCTTGCGCAGCCCGCCGTGCGTGTTGGATTGGGATGGGTCCAGCCGCAGCGATTCGCGAAAGGCGGCGCGGGAGCCGGCTAGCTGGCCCAGGTGGTAGAGCCGCCACCCTTCGATGGCGTGTGCCGTCGCGCTCTCCGGGTGCGCGGCCAGGAGGCGCGCGGAGACCTCGGCCGCCTCGTCGTGGTACCCCATCTCGATGAGCGCCGCCGCGAGCACCGTGTTGCACCCCTCGTCGTCCGGCTGGAGGGCGAGGCCCTGGCGCGCGCAGCGGACCGCCTCCTTCCACTCCCGCTGGTCGAGCCGGATCTGCCCCAGTAGGTGCCAGCCGTGGATGTAGTCCGGGTCCACGCGGATGGACTCGAGCGCCGACGCCAGCGCCTGATCCGGAAAGCCGCGCGACTTCAGCACGAACGCGAGCGCGTAGTGGCTGAACGACGCCCCTGCGTCTCCCGCGACGGCGGCCTTCGCGGCGGCCACCGCGGCGCCCCACTGCTCCTCCGCGGCATGGCAGAGCGCCAGGAGGGCATGCGCGTAGGCGTCGTCCGGGTCCGCGGCGAGGGAGCGGGCAAGCTCTTCGCGCGCCTGCGGGTAGCGCCCCAGCCGGTAGAGGAGGCGCGCCCGCTCGTTGCTCTCGCCCCCCACCGTCAGCGCGCGAAGACCCCGATGAAGCCCACGAACTCCACCTCGCCCCGGGCCGCGCCGCCGCCCACCTGGAGCATGGCGGTGTCGTTGCCGTCCAGGAAGAGCGCGTCGGGGCATCGCGCCCGGTCGCGCAGGACGCGCGCGAGCTCGTACAGCGTGATCCCCGTGCCGTCCACCGTGTGCGCCAGTACCACCTCGCGCGGCCCGCACACCGCGACGGCCGTGCGGTTGAGCGGGGTGCCGCCGGGTAGGGGCGAGAACTTCGGGTGGATGCGGCCGCCCAGCACCAGCGCCGGCCCGGACTGCGTCGCCTCGCGCATGCGCCCCCGGAGCGCACCGGCGCGCTCCGTGGTGACGATGCGCGCGGTGCCGTCGTGCAGGATGGCGAAGACGGCGCTGGGCCGGAGGTAGAAGTTGCCGATCCCGGCGCGCGTGTTCAGCGGGTCCAGCGTCCGGCCGCGCTCCACGTGCAGGCCGGTGGGGGTGCGGTCCTTGTCAAAGATCCCGGCGTTGCTCACCGCCAGCAGCCGCAGCCCGGCCCCCCGCGCCCAGCGCTCCACCGCCGCCGGCGAGCGAAACGGCGCGCCCGAGGGGTCCTTCCACAGCATCCGCACCTCCGCGCGCCGCAGGTCCACGCGCACCAGCTGCACCCGCGCCGCCCCCTGCTGCACCGTATCCACGCGCAGCGGTGCGGGGCGCTGCGCCAGGCACGGCGCCGCGAGCAGGCAGGCGAGGGCGGGGAGGAGGATGCGCATGGTTCGAGCGGTCGGGGGTGGATGTGGGCGAGTGAACTCGCGGCAACAACAGCACAAAGTCCGCCTGCGCGGACTCCGGGTCTGATGCCGCGCTTCTCGAGCCGGCTTTAGCCGCCTTCCCGTCGTTCCAGCCGGGGGATTCATCCCGGGTGATGGCGGCGGCCGCTTGCGCATGGCGGCGAACTCCAGTCCATTGCCCGCACTCCCGGCACGGTCGCCGGATACGCCACCTCTGCCCAATCCGCTGTTGAGCACCGTCACGCCAAACATAGAGCAACCCGCACGCCGCGCCGCCCCCATGATCATCCTCGCCGCGTATGCGTGCGCGGTGTTCTGCAGCGCGTTCCTGCTCTTCCTCGTGCAGCCCGTGTTCAGCCGCATGGTGCTCCCGCTGCTGGGCGGGTCGCCGGCGGTGTGGAACACGTGCATGCTCTTCTTCCAGGCCGCGCTCCTGGGCGGCTACCTGTACGCGCACCTCACCACGCGCTGGCTCCGGCCGCGCGCACAGGCGACGCTGCACCTGGGGCTGATGGCCGCCGCGGCGATGGTGCTCCCGGTGTCCGTAGCCGGCGCCGCGCCTACGGGGGGCGGCTCGCCCATCCCGTGGCTCCTCCTGCTGATGGCGACTACGGTGGGGCTGCCGTTCTTCGTCCTCTCGGGCACGGGACCCATCCTCCAGCGCTGGTTCTCGGAAACCGGGCACCCCGGCGCGGCCAACCCCTACTGGCTCTACGCCGCCAGCAACCTGGGGAGCATGCTGGCGCTCGTGGGCTACCCCGTCCTCGTGGAGCCCAACCTCCGCCTGGCCGCGCAGAGCCACGCGTGGACGCTGGGCTACGGCGCGCTGGCGATCCTGCTGGGCGGGTGCGCGCTGGCCGTGTGGCGCGCGCGGGGCGGGGAAGCGGCCGCCGAGCCCGCCGCGCCCATACCGGGACGGGAGCGGGTGCTCTGGGTGGGGCTCGCCTTCGTGCCGTCGAGCATGCTGCTGGGCGTCACCACGTACATCACCACCGACCTTACGCCCATCCCGCTCCTCTGGGTGGTCCCGCTGGCGCTGTACCTCCTCAGCTTCACCCTGGTCTTCGCGCCGCGCACCCTCGTGCCGCACTCGTGGATGGTGTGGCTGCAGCCGTCGCTACTGGCCGCGGCGGTGATGATGCTGCTGGAAGGGTGGCTGCGCGAGCCATCCGTGGCGCTGCCCATCCACCTGGGCGTGCTCTTCGTCACCGCCATGGTGTGCCACGGCGAGCTGTCGCGCCGCCGCCCGCCCGCGTCGCGGCTGACGGAGTTCTACCTGTGGATCTCGGTGGGCGGGGTGCTGGGCGGCATCTTCAACGTGCTGCTGGCCCCCGTCCTCTTCACCCGGATCTACGAGTACCCGCTCCTCCTGGGCCTGGCCTGCCTCGCCCGCCCCCGGCCGGAGGAGAAGGAGGAGGAGGGGCTCCCGCGCCACCTGCTGTACGCGCTCCAGGCGCTGGTCTACGGCGTCGCGCTCCTCTACCTGTCGAACGCGGACCACCCGCGGCTCCCGGGGATCGCCGTCGTCGCGCTGGCGGCGGTGGTGATCACCCTGATGACGGTGGGGCTGGGGCGCGCGCCGGGATGGCTGGCGCTCTGCCTGGGCGGGCTCCTCCTGTCGCAGGTGCGAACCGAGGTGATGTCGCCCAACAACCTGGCGACGCGGCGCACCTTCTTCGGCCACTACCGCGTCTACGTGAACGGCATCGGGGGCGGCTACACCGTCCTGGGGCACGGCTCCACATTGCACGGCGCGCAGAGTTTGACCCAGGAGCTCACGGGCGAGCCGCTCACCTACTACGTCCGCAACGGGCCGCTGGGCGACATCTTCGCCACCAACCCGGTGGGTACGCGCGGGGTGCGCGTCGCCGTGGTGGGGCTGGGAACCGGCACCACCGCCGCGTACGCCCAAAAGGGCGAGGAGTGGACCTTTTACGAGATCGATCCCGGCATCGTGGAGATCGCCCGCAACCGCAAGTACTTCACCTACCTGCACAACGCCGAGGCGCCCATCCGCGTGGTGCTGGGCGACGCGCGCCTGTCGCTCGCCAAAGCGCCGAAGGGGGCGTACGACCTGATCCTCCTCGACGCCTTCTCGTCCGACGCGGTGCCGGTGCACCTCCTCACCCGCGAGGCGCTCGGCACCTACCTGGAGCGGCTGGCGCCGGGGGGGCGGATCGCCTTCCACGTGAGCAACCGCTACCTGGACCTGGAGTCGGTGGTCGGCGAGCTGGC
This genomic interval carries:
- a CDS encoding phosphodiester glycosidase family protein, translating into MRILLPALACLLAAPCLAQRPAPLRVDTVQQGAARVQLVRVDLRRAEVRMLWKDPSGAPFRSPAAVERWARGAGLRLLAVSNAGIFDKDRTPTGLHVERGRTLDPLNTRAGIGNFYLRPSAVFAILHDGTARIVTTERAGALRGRMREATQSGPALVLGGRIHPKFSPLPGGTPLNRTAVAVCGPREVVLAHTVDGTGITLYELARVLRDRARCPDALFLDGNDTAMLQVGGGAARGEVEFVGFIGVFAR
- a CDS encoding fused MFS/spermidine synthase; amino-acid sequence: MIILAAYACAVFCSAFLLFLVQPVFSRMVLPLLGGSPAVWNTCMLFFQAALLGGYLYAHLTTRWLRPRAQATLHLGLMAAAAMVLPVSVAGAAPTGGGSPIPWLLLLMATTVGLPFFVLSGTGPILQRWFSETGHPGAANPYWLYAASNLGSMLALVGYPVLVEPNLRLAAQSHAWTLGYGALAILLGGCALAVWRARGGEAAAEPAAPIPGRERVLWVGLAFVPSSMLLGVTTYITTDLTPIPLLWVVPLALYLLSFTLVFAPRTLVPHSWMVWLQPSLLAAAVMMLLEGWLREPSVALPIHLGVLFVTAMVCHGELSRRRPPASRLTEFYLWISVGGVLGGIFNVLLAPVLFTRIYEYPLLLGLACLARPRPEEKEEEGLPRHLLYALQALVYGVALLYLSNADHPRLPGIAVVALAAVVITLMTVGLGRAPGWLALCLGGLLLSQVRTEVMSPNNLATRRTFFGHYRVYVNGIGGGYTVLGHGSTLHGAQSLTQELTGEPLTYYVRNGPLGDIFATNPVGTRGVRVAVVGLGTGTTAAYAQKGEEWTFYEIDPGIVEIARNRKYFTYLHNAEAPIRVVLGDARLSLAKAPKGAYDLILLDAFSSDAVPVHLLTREALGTYLERLAPGGRIAFHVSNRYLDLESVVGELARERGLAVTVGSGPKSRPQRYEQSSTWVVVARRQRDLFGLDNPPRWRAPKLRPGARPWTD
- a CDS encoding tetratricopeptide repeat protein — its product is MGGESNERARLLYRLGRYPQAREELARSLAADPDDAYAHALLALCHAAEEQWGAAVAAAKAAVAGDAGASFSHYALAFVLKSRGFPDQALASALESIRVDPDYIHGWHLLGQIRLDQREWKEAVRCARQGLALQPDDEGCNTVLAAALIEMGYHDEAAEVSARLLAAHPESATAHAIEGWRLYHLGQLAGSRAAFRESLRLDPSQSNTHGGLRKATKHDTPFMRLLRLVDEPLTRRAARLQRPLRGIAQVLIVAFEFLLAWVLVVLLMIVIGLLIEWSAGTPIGP
- the malQ gene encoding 4-alpha-glucanotransferase; translated protein: MQQPSSLHDLAAVAGIVPSYVDQSGTETRTTSDSTRVALLRAMGIDASTDDHAGAALGEWERRDRSRVLSPVRVVRRDDPELAAVLARAPEGTPNVAWTLELVPETGEPVHASGEANAEPDGGVRISLPGAPPLGYHTLRVTLRTGSSEQEGKQTLIVVPGHCPSVAEVAGQERVFGVIANLYSVRSAENWGIGDTGDLARLAEWTAEIGGAFLGVNPLHALRNQGADISPYSPVSRIFRNAIYIDVPGIPEYGASDEAKRMVEAARAELEELRTSDHVQYEPVMALKRRVLEVLYRSFAAGGGERAEAYRAYLEAQGESLTHFATFEALTGHLESGDWRTWPDDLRDPRSPAVAEFARTHAEEIDFHRWLQFELDRQLAEAAARGEGAGLSIGLYQDLAIGTSPAGADVWANPHLFVTGASIGAPPDAYSAEGQNWGLPPLDPRALREDAYRYWVRLVRASMRHAGALRIDHAIGLFRQFWIPEGAAGKDGAYVSFPVEDLLGILALEADRHRALVVGEDLGTVPPEVPPVLRRWGVLSSRVFYFEREGDEFRPAAEYEPMSLATANTHDMPTLAGFWRGRDIEVKREVGVIPSDEAAEEQRRDRVQERRAILERLAAEGVLPSPEHPGSGAALRGAVHAFLSRTPAALVGLSLDDLVGEAEPVNVPGVPPSEFSAWTRKLATPIEDLARDPRVRDALPDDERKLSAS